ATATACTTAGATCAGCATGTTGATAGAGAACAAAATATTTTCTTCATGCGTCTAGAAAGTGAATTTATAGAAACAAGTTTTTCAACAGAAGATTTTAAAACAACTTTCAAAGAAGTATTAGCAGACAAATTTAAAATGAAATGGCGTATTTATTCTTCTAAAAAGAAACCAAAAATGGCGCTATTTGTTTCTAAATACGACCATTGTTTATACGATTTATTAGGACGTTATAACTCTGGAGAACTCAACTTAGAAATTCCGTTTATTGTTAGTAATCATGTCGATTTAAAACCAATTGCCGATAATTTTAAAATTCCTTTTCACCATATTCCTGTTACAAAAAATACAAAAACTGAAGCAGAAGAAAAACAACTCCAATTATTAGAATCTCATAACATAGATTTTATTGTTTTAGCACGTTATATGCAAATAGTATCAGGCAAACTAATAAATAAATATCCTAATAAAATCATTAATATACACCACTCCTTTTTACCTGCATTTGTAGGAGCAAAACCATATCATTCGGCTTATAAAAGAGGTGTGAAAATTATAGGAGCTACAAGTCATTATGTTACTGAAGAATTAGATGCCGGTCCTATTATCGAGCAAGATGTTGCACACGTATCACACACCTATACCATTGATGCTTTAATTGCTAAAGGACGTGACTTAGAAAAAATTGTACTTGCTAATGCTATTAAACTTCATGCGAATAGAAAAGTGATGGTTTATAATAATAAGACAGTTATTTTTTCATAAACATCAATTATTGATTCTTTAAAAAATTTAAATTTTCATTTATAAAATAGTGACTTATCAATTTTTATAGCGTCTAATAACTATACATTTTATTAGCTATATAGGCTAAAATATTATATTTACTCAAATTTTAAACCCAAAATCATGATTCGTAAACTTTTAGTAATTCTTTTAATTTTCAATCTAACTGCCTGTGCAGAACTTCAACAAGTGGTTAATCAATTACCACAAGGTACAGGAACAATTGGTAATGCTGATATTGCTTCAGGATTAAGACAAGCCTTAGACCTAGGAATAGATAAACAAGTAAGCAAGCTTACTCAAACCGATGGTTTTTTTAAGAATGATTTAGTCAAAATTTTATTACCAGAAGAATTACAAAAAGTAGACAAAGCCCTAAGAGATATTGGCTTAAGCAAATTAGCCGATGAAGGATTAAAAGTACTAAATAGAGCTGCAGAAGATGCTGTTAAAGAAGCAACACCTATATTTATTGATGCGGTAAAAGGGATTACATTTGCTGATGCTAAAAGCATTTTACTAGGTAATGATGATGCAGCTACTCAATACCTAATATCTAAAACCCAAACGGCACTTTACGATAAATTCAACCCCGTTATTAAAAATTCTTTTGATAAAGTTGGAGCAGATCAAATCTGGAACAACCTAATAAATAAATACAATGCCATTCCTTTTACAAATAATGTAAACCCAGATTTAACCGACTATGTAACCGGTGAAGCTTTAAAAGGCGTATACACGATGATTGCTGTTGAAGAAAAAGATATTAGGACTAAAGTTTCTTCTAGAACAACTAATTTATTAAAGAAAGTTTTTGCTTTACAAGATTAAAAACTAAAAAATACTGTTAAAATTAATCCGATAATTAAAAAATTATCGGTTTTTTTTTATTTCTGAATAAATATCGTATATTTAAATACCTATCATTCAGATTATAATGAATAAGAACGACATTATAAAAAAGAATCAAGATAAGCTTAACGCACGTTATAAAGAACTCGTTGAGCAAGCTTATAATTTTCGTCAAACAGATTCTGCTCTAAGTGACATCTCAGAATACAAAGCCATAAAACTTCTTAATAAACTTAATAGGTTAAAATACCTTTACCGAGAGCAACAACAAATAGCAGTTTAAGATTTTTTATCATTTCTTTAACTTTTGCCTTACATCCAAAGCTCAAAAAAGCTCGTACTTTATAAAAAAAGAAGTCATGAATACACACTTTTGTAGAGTTGGAAAAATTAAACCAAACGTAAAAAAATTAATTAGCCTAAAAGAATTTGAAAATATTATTGCAAACTTTGTTGAAGACGCTAGTAAAGTTGATCATTGTGAAGATTTAAACGCAACTGCTTAAAATACCTAAAGGCTTTTAATAACCGAGAGCCATACCAAGAAAACATTTCTCCATCAGCTAAAACAATTTTTGCGGTAGGATAATTTTCTTGAAATATTTTTTTATGCTTTTCTTTAAACGGAAAAGGCTCACTAGACAAAAGAACAACTTGTAACGTTTTGTTAACATGCTTCTTATCAAGATTAACTTCTGGGTAACGTTCGCTCACTTCATAAACATTTTCAAACTTATTAAGCCTGAGTAAATAATTTATAAAGGTGTTACTTCCTGCTACCATATAAGGCTTTTTCCAAATAAAATAAGCCGTTTTTAATGTTGGTTGGTCTTTAATAAAAACTTTGAAGTCAGCAACTTCTTCATTAATTCTAGCTATTATTTCTCCTGCCTCTTTATGTCTATCAAAAATATCTCCGTATTGTTTTATTAATTCCAAACTATCTTCTATTGTAAAAATATCAGACACATGCACATGACATATCAGTTCACAAGCCTCTACAATCTCTTTGGTGTTTTCTTCTTTATTACAAAGAATAATATCTGGAGATAATGATTTAATCTTTTTTAAATCGATTTGTTTTGTTCCGCCTACAACTGTAACCTCTTTTTTTATATTATGCGGATGCACACAAAACTTAGTAACACCAACCAAGGCTGATTTTAAACCTAAATCGCAAAGTAATTCTGTTTGACTTGGCACTAAAGATATAATGCGTTTAGGAATTTCTTTTAAATGAATAGTTCTATTGAGTTGATCTTCTATTTTCATTTAATTATCTCGAACTACGAGCAATGACTATTATTGATTTAAAATTAGCGCCATTTCTTTTTGAAGTTCTTCAGCTTTATTTGCAGCAGCTTGCGCAAAATCCTCTTGACTAGAAGCGTAAATTATACCGCGTGAAGAATTAATAAGTAAACCTACGCTATCATTCATGCCATATTTACAAACATCTTGTAAATTACCTCCTTGCGCTCCTACGCCTGGCACTAATAAAAAACTATCTGGAATAATTTGACGTATGTCTGCAAAATACTCAGCTTTTGTAGCTCCAACTACATACATTAAGTTTTCTGAGTTTTCCCATGTTTTTGATGTTTCTAAAACCTGTTTATAAAGTTCTTTTCCTTCAACAGTTTTTGTTTGAAAATCGAAAGCACCTGCATTAGATGTTAACGCCAACATAATAGTATGCTTATCTTCAAAAGCTAAAAAAGGTTCTACTGAATCTTTTCCCATATAAGGAGCCACAGTAACAGAATCAAACGCTAAATCTTCAAAAAAAGCCTTCGCATACATAGTACTTGTATTCCCTATATCACCACGTTTTGCATCAGCAATAGTAAATATTTCTGGATACTTTTCGTTTAAATAATTAATAGTCTTTTCTAAAGCCTTCCAACCTTTTAAACCATAAGCTTCATAAAATGCAGTATTAGGTTTATAAGCCACACACAAATAATGTGTAGCATCAATAATGGCTTTATTAAAAGCAAAAATAGGGTCTTCTTCTTTTAAAAGATGTTGTGGAATTTTATTTAAATCAACATCTAATCCAATACATAAAAAAGATTTCTTTTTGTTGATTTCTTGAACAAGCTGGTTTGTCGTCACTATAGTATGTTTTGTCATTCCTGAGCAGGCAGGAATTTATTTCTAATATAACTCAATTTAAGAGATTCCTGTCTTGGCAGGAATGACTATTAAATCACATCATCATTAGCTTTTAACTTCTCAGTATTTTCTGCTAATTGCAATTCATCTAATATTTTTTGAATATCACCATTTACAATATTACTTAAATCGTAAAGGGTTAATCCTATTCTATGATCGGTAACACGCCCTTGCGAATAATTATACGTTCTAATTTTAGCACTTCTATCTCCAGAACTCACCATGCTACCACGTTTGGCTGCATCTTCTTCATTCTTCTTAGCCAACTCCATTTCGTATAAACGCGAACGCAATACCTTAAAGGCTTTTTCTTTATTCTTATGTTGCGATTTTTGATCTTGACATTGTGCTACCAAACCAGTTGGTACGTGTGTTAAACGCACTGCTGAATAGGTTGTATTTACCGATTGTCCTCCAGGGCCAGAAGAACAGAAAAAATCTATTCGAACATCTTTTGGATTAATTTCAACATCAAACTCTTCAGCTTCAGGGAAAACCATAACTGTTGCAGCACTGGTATGCACACGCCCTTGTGTTTCGGTTTGAGGTACACGTTGTACACGGTGTACACCAGCTTCAAATTTTAATGTTCCATAAACATCTTCGCCTGTTACTTCAAACTGAATTTCTTTAAAACCACCATTGGTTCCTTCACTAAAATCGACTGTATCAACTTTCCAGCCTCTACTTTCACAATATTTAGAGTACATTCTAAACAAATCGCCTGCAAAAATACTTGCTTCATCTCCACCTGTTCCAGCACGAAGTTCAACCACAGCATTCTTAGAATCTTCAGGATCTTTTGGTATTAATAATACTTTTATTTCTTCTTCAAGTTTTGGAATTCCAGCTTTAGCTTCATCATATTGCATTTTAGCCATTTCAACCATTTCGGCATCACTACCATCTGAAATTATTTCTTCAGCTTCGGCTAAATTATTGGTAAATTCTAAATACTCTTCTCGCTTATCCATAAGAATTCGCAAGTCTTTATATTCTTTATTTAACTGAACATATCGTTTTTGATCGCTAATAATATCTGGTTGAATAATTAAATCACTAACCTCATCAAAACGTTGCTTTATTATTTGTAATTTCTCTAACATCTGCCTTTTTTAATTGGACACCAAAAATACGATAATTTATGAATTCTCAACATCTATAACACACTGTAATAATTGAATAATAAAGAATTTCTTAAAACTAACCAAACTCTAGCTATCCTTAAAGAAGTATTCTGCTTGTTTTTTTTAATTAAAACAAAAAAAAGGAAGCCAATGGCTTCCCTTTTCACTAAGTGATATTGCTATTAACCACATTTAGAAGAACCACAATCTTTACAAGTAAGGCAGCCCTCTTGATAAATTAAATTCTCAGATTTACAACTATCACACACCTGACCTTTAGCATGCGTTCCGTCGGCTACATAATGCTTTAAAGCTCGTCCTACTCCATTTTTCCATGTGTTAATAGATTCGCTATCTAATTGTAAGCTATTTATTAAATCGACAATTTTATCAATAGGCATACCATGACGTAAGGTACTCGATATTAGTTT
The nucleotide sequence above comes from Flavobacteriaceae bacterium HL-DH10. Encoded proteins:
- the purU gene encoding formyltetrahydrofolate deformylase; this translates as MNKITILIHCNDLPGIVASVTNFIAEKQGNIIYLDQHVDREQNIFFMRLESEFIETSFSTEDFKTTFKEVLADKFKMKWRIYSSKKKPKMALFVSKYDHCLYDLLGRYNSGELNLEIPFIVSNHVDLKPIADNFKIPFHHIPVTKNTKTEAEEKQLQLLESHNIDFIVLARYMQIVSGKLINKYPNKIINIHHSFLPAFVGAKPYHSAYKRGVKIIGATSHYVTEELDAGPIIEQDVAHVSHTYTIDALIAKGRDLEKIVLANAIKLHANRKVMVYNNKTVIFS
- a CDS encoding DUF4197 domain-containing protein, which gives rise to MIRKLLVILLIFNLTACAELQQVVNQLPQGTGTIGNADIASGLRQALDLGIDKQVSKLTQTDGFFKNDLVKILLPEELQKVDKALRDIGLSKLADEGLKVLNRAAEDAVKEATPIFIDAVKGITFADAKSILLGNDDAATQYLISKTQTALYDKFNPVIKNSFDKVGADQIWNNLINKYNAIPFTNNVNPDLTDYVTGEALKGVYTMIAVEEKDIRTKVSSRTTNLLKKVFALQD
- a CDS encoding Lacal_2735 family protein, which codes for MNKNDIIKKNQDKLNARYKELVEQAYNFRQTDSALSDISEYKAIKLLNKLNRLKYLYREQQQIAV
- a CDS encoding helical backbone metal receptor; amino-acid sequence: MKIEDQLNRTIHLKEIPKRIISLVPSQTELLCDLGLKSALVGVTKFCVHPHNIKKEVTVVGGTKQIDLKKIKSLSPDIILCNKEENTKEIVEACELICHVHVSDIFTIEDSLELIKQYGDIFDRHKEAGEIIARINEEVADFKVFIKDQPTLKTAYFIWKKPYMVAGSNTFINYLLRLNKFENVYEVSERYPEVNLDKKHVNKTLQVVLLSSEPFPFKEKHKKIFQENYPTAKIVLADGEMFSWYGSRLLKAFRYFKQLRLNLHNDQLY
- the pyrF gene encoding orotidine-5'-phosphate decarboxylase is translated as MTTNQLVQEINKKKSFLCIGLDVDLNKIPQHLLKEEDPIFAFNKAIIDATHYLCVAYKPNTAFYEAYGLKGWKALEKTINYLNEKYPEIFTIADAKRGDIGNTSTMYAKAFFEDLAFDSVTVAPYMGKDSVEPFLAFEDKHTIMLALTSNAGAFDFQTKTVEGKELYKQVLETSKTWENSENLMYVVGATKAEYFADIRQIIPDSFLLVPGVGAQGGNLQDVCKYGMNDSVGLLINSSRGIIYASSQEDFAQAAANKAEELQKEMALILNQ
- the prfA gene encoding peptide chain release factor 1, producing MLEKLQIIKQRFDEVSDLIIQPDIISDQKRYVQLNKEYKDLRILMDKREEYLEFTNNLAEAEEIISDGSDAEMVEMAKMQYDEAKAGIPKLEEEIKVLLIPKDPEDSKNAVVELRAGTGGDEASIFAGDLFRMYSKYCESRGWKVDTVDFSEGTNGGFKEIQFEVTGEDVYGTLKFEAGVHRVQRVPQTETQGRVHTSAATVMVFPEAEEFDVEINPKDVRIDFFCSSGPGGQSVNTTYSAVRLTHVPTGLVAQCQDQKSQHKNKEKAFKVLRSRLYEMELAKKNEEDAAKRGSMVSSGDRSAKIRTYNYSQGRVTDHRIGLTLYDLSNIVNGDIQKILDELQLAENTEKLKANDDVI